GCCCTTCCAGCGGCTGATGAAGGAAGGCCGCCTCTACTCGTACAAGTACGACGGCTTCTTCCTCGCGATGGACACCTTCAAGGAGAAACAGCAGCTGGACGAGATGTCCGCCCAGGGGAACACGCCGTGGGAGGTCTGGAGGACCGCGAGGAACCGCCGCGCCGGCGGCGGGAAGCCGGGGGCCTGACGGGGCGATGATCTTCACCGAGACCGCGATCCCCGGGGTGGTCATCCTGGACGTCAAGCGGATCGAGGACGCGCGGGGCTGGTTCGGCCGGGTGTGGTGCGAGGACGAGCTGCGCCAGCACGGCATCGAGGCGCGGGTGGCGCAGGTGAACGCCGCCCACAACCTGCGGCGCGGCACGGTGCGCGGTCTCCACTTCCAGGCGGACCCGCACGCCGAGACGAAGGTCGTGCGCTGCACCCGCGGGGCCGTGTTCGACGTCGCCGTGGACCTGCGCCCGAC
This is a stretch of genomic DNA from Gemmatimonadales bacterium. It encodes these proteins:
- the rfbC gene encoding dTDP-4-dehydrorhamnose 3,5-epimerase, which codes for MIFTETAIPGVVILDVKRIEDARGWFGRVWCEDELRQHGIEARVAQVNAAHNLRRGTVRGLHFQADPHAETKVVRCTRGAVFDVAVDLRPTSPTRTQWVGVELSADNGRMLVVPPGCAHGYQTLEDDTDLLYLTSALYAPAAAGGVRHDDPAFGVRWPLPVAVISPADAGWPRFEG